TGTGCCGCGCTGCAGACCGATCCTCGCGTTTACCTCCCTATCTGCATTTCTTTTGCAGCTTCTGATTCAATTTAGCGGCCAGATAGGACCTGTAGAGAGAAAATTCTACGtggttttgcaatttttaaaatttaacctacTGCTCATTATCTCTGAACAAGATGTAACACCACTGGTTCATTATTGAgcatcaattaataaaaaataataataacgcatattttatatttgaaagccaagtttgttttttataagTCCAGCCAGCTATATGCATAATTATTGCTCCCTGGAGCAATTCCAAAACCGTCGAGGATTAGCTGCCAAAGAGGATGCCAATCAGTTTTTTGTCAAGCctctcaaatatttgaaattctggCCCGAGCTTCTTTTTAAGGTTCACGGCAGAAAAAAGGGATAAAATTGCCTAGCGTGATGAGAGCTCTCTGTTATTTTTGATGGTTCATTCTAACCGATATTAGGGGCAATGCTGGCTAATGGAAAGCACTTAGACTCCTCTACTAAATATGGTGTGCGCCATGCCGGGGCATTTTTTCCGTCTTGTCGTTTCTTTTATAATACAAAATCAATTCCCGATTATATGCTTACTCATGTTTGTTTcagtgttattaaaatttttatgtctGAATGTGATGTTTGATGTCTGAAAAGCCGgctttggaattaaaaaagagagaaattataTTGGATGCTGTGTTCGGTGTATTTTCCCCGCTGAGTCtgctttatttaaatcaacctGGCGGCCGTCGTGCATTCAAATTTCCACCTATCGAGTATTAAAAAGGCGCGGAgaccttttgaaaatcagcgGCTGCGTTTCGCCGAGTCATTCTCCACACaatgtgaaacaaaattcgtGGTCGCGGCACCGGCGATATTTCTGATATTTCTCCAAGTCGGTGTTTGTTAGCATTATTGATTGCCGCCGATCCTTTGCATGTGATCAAGTTGAGTATGAAATTCTCCGAGGCCATTAGATCACGGTCTTTTAATAGGAATTATATGTAACTCTGAATGCACCTCACAATCAGCTAGCCttcctaaaataaatacaaagcCATActgagtaaatatttaataggtTTTTAATGTGTTGGCTTGCCCCATCATTTAACTAGGCCTAATCCTCTTATCAAACATTGCACTACTGCTGTCCTCTAATTGAGATAACCCCGGTACCAGACGGTCGAAGGTCGCGCAAAAAGCTAATCTTTTTAAGTGTGAATAGTAAAAGTCGTTCACTCACTGTCACCGCGTCAGCGGAGCGGGGTAGCAATGTCTAGTGTTATTTGAAGCAATAATAGTGCCCTTCTTGTGCAAGGGAAGAAACGCAGGTAGAGAAATATTTCCGAAGTAGCCTTGTGGCAAGCAAGCTGACAAGCATGGCATTACTGGACTCAAAGATCTTCCATCTACCTAGAAAGtgggtttgattttttatttgtttccagTGTTTATCCGCTCAAATCTTGTTCCGCAAAAAATTGGCAGGTGGATGAACGAAAAAGCTCCGCCAAATAGACCTTACAAGCCGACTAACGTCGAACACGCCGCTAATGTCATCACGAATGGggtaatgttaaaatattttattgattctcttatacatttttttttaaattcagatcTGGATTCCATTCAGCATTTGGGGATCATTTTCCCTGTTGCACCGCTCCACAAATTGGCCACAACTTTTAGTCGCTGTTGTTTATGGAGTGtcgataatttcaattttcacccTGTCAACTGTTTTCCACTATACGCTTTTCTGCCGCCGAGAAGGGTAAcagatatttaaatgtttataatacttttttattaattgatatcGCAGGCCTATCAAAGAAGCCCTCCACAGATGCGACCGGGCCATGATTTACGTTTTCATAGCAGCCTCCTACTTTCCCTGGCTGACTCTGACTAGAGTACCTACCGAAGGTCTCGTTGCCGAGATGTGGTGGTTGATTTGGGTGTTTGCCTCCTTAGGAATAATTTACCAGCAGATTTACCATGAGCGATTTAAGTGGCTGGAAACTATTTTCTACCTGACAATGGGAATCGCACCTGGACTCGCGTTTTTATCAATTgtgagtaaaaattttaatatatatgtgctaaattttaactatctTTGCTTTTACTGAATGCAGGATATTccgtcaatttttaaaattcaagttggaggtgcattttatattttgggcgtatttttcttcaaaatggATGGAAGAATTCCTTTTGCCCATGCGATTTGGCATTTTCTTGGAGCAATCGCTGCTTGCATCCATCTATTGACTGTCCTTGAAACTTTGTACGTTGAAGATCCGTCCGTTACTGAAGGGCTTCTCAAGTTCGAGCCGTGAATATCGTAGCAAACGTGTAGTTCAATACTAAAATTACAATCAGAATCATTAAGACCTTGGAGAGTGATACagtattgtttttcattaaattccaCAAcgcagaaatatattttgggaAACTAAAATTACCAAGAGAAAATTTCTTCCACATTTTCCACGTTTCAAACTCTCACTTTTATCTAAACGtagcataatttaaaagtgattttgtGTAATAGGAGTAAAGCACGGGCCTCACACTAGTTTGACTACCTCATATTATGTTTGCTAAGTGTTTGTAAGCCAATAAAATGCGGATATCACTTAACTTCTCcaactaattttattataatacaAAGTAGATGAACTTATTATAAAGAACATCTTTGAGAGCTGTGTTGAAAATCATTCGTAATGCTCCGTGCAGCCTCGCCTCACtagaaataatacaatttcaaTCCAAGGATAGAGATAATTACACGGCATTTCAATATTCGGTGTATTGCCGCcttctcatttttttcctatACCGGGAGGAATAAATTGTGTACGCTAcaaggcagcagcagcagcagcaatataGCCACCCGTTGGAAGCGCGTCCCTCTCGTAAATACACACAcggcataaatattttccctttcgAGCAGCAACAAGCCCTCAAGTTCCAGccggcaataaataataacaatgtGCTCGACGCGCATATATAGTAGTAATATGCTGGGCACTCATTCATTTTGcctttaatattaatatattttccagcAATGGCACAACAATTACTGGTTTCGAACAGAGTCGACGACAGTGGGAATAAAGGTGCTGCTTCTTCTCCGTGCCGGCACCAAAATCgatatttcatttatatttatgcattCTATATGTATCATTATCAGATAGGCTGATCAAGGCTGGTAATTAAAACTTCCAAGTGTGCTCATTTCGGTTTTAGCTACTGGCGTCGAATTTTTCAGAATGGGTGAGGCCACACACTCAAGCGCGTTGCCCGTTTCATTCAGAAGCAGATGTTTTACTTCGCAGAGGTCTcgctaaattatttcattcataaattGCAGACAGAGATGACTTTAAGTGTACGGGAAAAAATTACATCTCTGAGATCAGCATTGACTCGTAATATTAGGAAAAGCattaaaacattcaaaaaattttattcagcaCACACTTGTCAACCATtggtaataataaattcgataaattcagccatccaatttttttatcttttcaatttctcttggcagcaataaagatttttcaagTACTCCTCGCTCAATATTAACCTGACTtgttcaaaaatcaaatcgaGAGATATGCggtggaaataattattctgaaGCAGGGTTACTAGCGCAATCTACCGCCGCTGATCGAAACGCGGTGCTTCTCGTGTTATCCCGCGGAGCGTATTTGCGCAATTAACTTCTAGCATAAATTTATGGCTATTTcgtttcttaaaattgaaattaaaatgcgttTCTTATAATATTGTTATCTATTGGTTTGGTGACATAATATAaagaattcaataaattagaaagtgctaaatctagattttttaaaaaggcgctAGGAGTTGATAAACGAATGCGTTCTAGATTGGTTTATGAACTTGTACAGACCGACCTATTCGTAAAtgagctaaaatcaaaattctctctcaCTTGTTCCGAAGCTTTTGTCAAGTTTGTATAAGTAATATGAATATATGATatatcaaaaagcaaaatattgatccaaaattatattatactcCCGCAATGTTAAATACtgattggaagaaaacgaaTTGTAAGGATCGTTCCATGTTAACcagatattcttttcatggatatcattttcttatttgcacaaattcttgttttcaccTGGATGTTCCTGacaaatgtaaatgtagtTATTGTAATGCTGATCTGTATAGTATCTACCATATTCTTGATTGTCCTCTGAAACCTTTGACTTTAACCAAAGCTGCCTCatataaatgctggaaatagttgtacgccgttggcgtttaataaatattctattctatAATATAAAGAATGAATGTTTGTGataaaaaaggtattttttttacttaaatttatgctttattacatttttcctgcttaaagaaaaatagctGAAAACATAAACACACGTTCTTATGGCCAGTTGTGCGTTAGCGAAGTCACAGTCAACTTCGACTGCAATTCTTCAGGCGTTATATCCACCAGGGCGAAATACTGAACGGTTTTAGTGGCAGTAGCTTGGATGAACCCATTTTCAGAGAATCTGCCCTTAGCGTCTGCAGCATCCAGCCAAACAAATGGTGCCACGCTGTCAGTGCTTACAACAACGTCAAATGCACGCACGTAGCGGGATGAAGGAAGGCTTGCAACGGAATCGGAGACACCAGAAACCTGCAtttgcgaataaaaaaaaattataaaataaaaataagttttttatccaactcaaaaatttaaacctgaAGTTGAGGCTTGTTTACGATTCCCAAAACCGAGCTGAATTTGGCAGGCAACACGAAGTTCTCAGACAAGACCTGGGACTCGTCACTAGAGAGCATTTGGACTGTCAAAAAGCATGAATCTTCTGGAATTCGACTTCCAGCTTTCCTTGATAAACTTTCGCAGCCAGCGGTGTTTAAAATCGTTGTTAAAGGTTGCGAAAATACTTCAACAGCTGAATTGTTAGTCTGGAACAAATACCCAACAAAATGTACATTTAAAACTCGtcaattttaagatttgcGCAATCAAACCAGTATAAATGGCTGTGTGAATGAGTAAATGGAATCCAGCTTGGACCACGAGAAAACGTTCACTTTAATAACTGCATCTCCAAATTCTTCCAAATTATCATTAATCGCATGGACGGAAAGCCTTTGGTCGGGAGTAACATAGGGAGAAACGAGGAACGGGTTGTACATTTTTGCCGCGTAGTAGTGCATCATTTTCCAAGTTCCATCATGTTCTGTTTTGCATTGCAACTaagtatataattaattatttgcaaattatttttacggaTTCCTGCCCAGGTGGGGGCATTCCAAATGTCATTCAGTTGCCAATACAAGGATCCCATCGTGAGGCCTTCCCCTGTTGGTGCATCGTACCAGCCCCTCCAACGCCTGTGACATTCTGCCTCGGTTTTAGTGGACATTGCTTGATAAATCTGGTGAAATGACAATGGCACACTATACTTTGGGCGATCCAGCCACATTTAAAGTTTACCTGGGTGAGGTacgtgaatttttcaaacgtttcACGCGTATTCCAATTAAACTGACCGCCAGGCAACAGTCTACTCTCAACCTGATAGGTAAGCTCGAAATTTCCATTTGGGTGATGCTGTCTTTGATTGATTATTTCACTGTTCAGGCCCAAGTCCAGGTCATTGATGCTAATATCCTGATTAAGTGCCCACATCGAAGGGAAGGATTGGAATCCGAATTCCGAGGCGAACCGCGTGCGTGGATAAATAGCGGGGTCCCATCCGTCAGACAGATAAATATAGAAGTGgactataaataataattgcaatgatatattatttcaagtaaaCTTATAGGACATACTATCTCCATAGAGAGCGCTGTATGGGTCATCAGAAACATACCCATCTTCCTCGGattttattccatttgaaGGACTAGACACTAAATAGTTTCTTGTCGGATCTTCGGCGTTAACTAGGGGCTTTACCGTGTCAACGTAAAGTTTGATGTAATCTGCTTTGTAGGCAGAAAAATTAGATGCTGTTTGGTACctgaaatagaaatttatcTTAAACTACATTAACTACTCAACTATAAATTATACCAATTTCCTATAAGTGCAGCCTCGTTTTCATTATTACCAGCCCAAAGGGCAATGCTTGTGTGGTGCTGCAACCGGCGGACGGTTTGGACAATCTCAGTGCGGACGCTGCTCAAGAACGGCTCGTCCACCGGGTACATGCTGCACGCAAATAAAAAGTCTTGCCACACCAGAATGCCCAGCTCGTCGCACAACTGAAATTATGCAACGCGCGTTACGTCCAAGTTGCGCAGGCTGCCTTGTTGCGTGAACCTGATAAAAGCGGTCGCTCTCATATACTCCGCCGCCCCACACACGCAGCATATTAAAGCCTGCCTCAGCGGATGCCCTCAATAGATTTTCAGCATACTGGTCGGTGGAACCAAACTCAGGTAGTACATGTGCTGGAATCCAGTTGGAACCCTTCATGAAGATTGGGGACCCATTAAcctcaaaataaaagtgacgGCCTGTTGAGTTGTTTAAACATAAGcaaattcttgaaatatttgacaatTTCTTGTAAACCTTTTGTTTGGTCATTTGGGTCAACGAAATCTTGCACGACCTTTAAAGTCCTGAAAGCAATcgtatcatttttttctgcagtttcAGCTACGCCATCGGGAATGTATCGAACTGTTGCTTGGTACAACTTGCGTCCACGTCCAATGCCATTCGGATACCATGTTTGAACCGAACcctaattaaatgttaaatgaaTGGCCTATATGTTTCCTGTTTAAATGTTAATCCTTACTGCTGGGACGTTTAATGATGTCGTGAAAACAATTTCTCCTTGCTGCCCCTGATAGTTAACTTTTTTCGTTGCACTTTGCAAAACATCATCAAGTTGGATTTCAAACTGCAAATCTCCAGAGCCGGATGACTGCTCTCTAGATAAAAGTTCGGCGTACACAGTGAGTTGTACCTATTATTCGATATAAATGAGTGTCTTGGCAAGATAAAACTAAGATTTTTACAATCCATTGCTGATTTGCGTCCGAGTACTGAATATCGTAAACTGTGTCTCTGATTAGCAACGTGTCATACGCTTCAACATAAACCTTTTTCCTAGAATAACATTGCATATAAATTTCGAAAACTGTTAATTGATACCAGTACTAGAGTgtgaattatatataattaaaaatgtgtatatTCACCAAATCCCGGCAGAAGGGAAAGCTGGTCCCCAATCCCAGCTAAAGGATGCTTGCATTTTCCTGACTTGGTTGGCATGACACTCGCCTTGAAATTCGGGAGCAACGCACTCAGGTGCGACAAATGTTTCGGCAGACCTGTTTGCAGCGTACTCAATTGCA
The nucleotide sequence above comes from Cloeon dipterum chromosome X, ieCloDipt1.1, whole genome shotgun sequence. Encoded proteins:
- the LOC135946182 gene encoding monocyte to macrophage differentiation factor-like isoform X3, which produces MALLDSKIFHLPRKWMNEKAPPNRPYKPTNVEHAANVITNGIWIPFSIWGSFSLLHRSTNWPQLLVAVVYGVSIISIFTLSTVFHYTLFCRREGPIKEALHRCDRAMIYVFIAASYFPWLTLTRVPTEGLVAEMWWLIWVFASLGIIYQQIYHERFKWLETIFYLTMGIAPGLAFLSIQWHNNYWFRTESTTVGIKVLLLLRAGTKIDISFIFMHSICIIIR
- the LOC135946182 gene encoding monocyte to macrophage differentiation factor 2-like isoform X1 produces the protein MALLDSKIFHLPRKWMNEKAPPNRPYKPTNVEHAANVITNGIWIPFSIWGSFSLLHRSTNWPQLLVAVVYGVSIISIFTLSTVFHYTLFCRREGPIKEALHRCDRAMIYVFIAASYFPWLTLTRVPTEGLVAEMWWLIWVFASLGIIYQQIYHERFKWLETIFYLTMGIAPGLAFLSIDIPSIFKIQVGGAFYILGVFFFKMDGRIPFAHAIWHFLGAIAACIHLLTVLETLYVEDPSVTEGLLKFEP
- the LOC135946182 gene encoding monocyte to macrophage differentiation factor 2-like isoform X2; the protein is MNEKAPPNRPYKPTNVEHAANVITNGIWIPFSIWGSFSLLHRSTNWPQLLVAVVYGVSIISIFTLSTVFHYTLFCRREGPIKEALHRCDRAMIYVFIAASYFPWLTLTRVPTEGLVAEMWWLIWVFASLGIIYQQIYHERFKWLETIFYLTMGIAPGLAFLSIDIPSIFKIQVGGAFYILGVFFFKMDGRIPFAHAIWHFLGAIAACIHLLTVLETLYVEDPSVTEGLLKFEP
- the beta-Man gene encoding beta-mannosidase — encoded protein: MGVNLFIVTSFVLAFAGLAQCALRLDLGAAASENIWTVANNNGSINIAATVPGGIYSDLKNAGILDTDFYYRFNDHMYRWVGYDTWTFTRQFQVPAEFVGKRQVNLVFEGVDTYGQIHINNEQPVTVGNMFVRYVIPFTPETVNTLTVVLPSAIEYAANRSAETFVAPECVAPEFQGECHANQVRKMQASFSWDWGPAFPSAGIWKKVYVEAYDTLLIRDTVYDIQYSDANQQWIVQLTVYAELLSREQSSGSGDLQFEIQLDDVLQSATKKVNYQGQQGEIVFTTSLNVPAGSVQTWYPNGIGRGRKLYQATVRYIPDGVAETAEKNDTIAFRTLKVVQDFVDPNDQTKGRHFYFEVNGSPIFMKGSNWIPAHVLPEFGSTDQYAENLLRASAEAGFNMLRVWGGGVYESDRFYQLCDELGILVWQDFLFACSMYPVDEPFLSSVRTEIVQTVRRLQHHTSIALWAGNNENEAALIGNWYQTASNFSAYKADYIKLYVDTVKPLVNAEDPTRNYLVSSPSNGIKSEEDGYVSDDPYSALYGDIHFYIYLSDGWDPAIYPRTRFASEFGFQSFPSMWALNQDISINDLDLGLNSEIINQRQHHPNGNFELTYQVESRLLPGGQFNWNTRETFEKFTYLTQIYQAMSTKTEAECHRRWRGWYDAPTGEGLTMGSLYWQLNDIWNAPTWAGIQHDGTWKMMHYYAAKMYNPFLVSPYVTPDQRLSVHAINDNLEEFGDAVIKVNVFSWSKLDSIYSFTQPFILTNNSAVEVFSQPLTTILNTAGCESLSRKAGSRIPEDSCFLTVQMLSSDESQVLSENFVLPAKFSSVLGIVNKPQLQVSGVSDSVASLPSSRYVRAFDVVVSTDSVAPFVWLDAADAKGRFSENGFIQATATKTVQYFALVDITPEELQSKLTVTSLTHNWP